Proteins encoded together in one Chrysemys picta bellii isolate R12L10 chromosome 22, ASM1138683v2, whole genome shotgun sequence window:
- the EEF1AKMT3 gene encoding EEF1A lysine methyltransferase 3: MAASRQPPSCHVEFGGAVAAREPPEAAPEGLEAVFPRDVGLFADAFPEETRYGFCGHVLTIAQHHGARLGVAAPVWEAALTLCKYFEKQKLNFWGKKVIELGAGTGIVGILATLLGGDVTITDLPLALEQIQENVHRNVPAEHLARARVCALSWGLDHKEFLRDYDFILGADIVYLKDTYPLLIRTLRHLCGPHSTIYLSSKMRQEHSTAVFYEALLPLHFTSELAYRDENENINIYRVTSKQNS; the protein is encoded by the exons ATGGCTGCGTCCAGGCAGCCGCCTTCCTGCCACGTGGAGTTCGGCGGGGCGGTGGCTGCCCGGGAGCCGCCGGAGGCCGCCCCCGAGGGGCTGGAGGCCGTGTTCCCCCGGGACGTCGGGCTCTTCGCTGACGCCTTCCCCGAGGAGACCCGCTACGGCTTCTGCGGCCACGTGTTAACCATCGCCCAGCACCACGGGGCTCGGCTCGGGGTGGCAGCGCCCGTCTGGGAGGCG GCTCTAACCCTGTGTAAATATTTTGAGAAGCAGAAGCTCAACTTCTGGGGCAAGAAGGTGATTGAGCTGGGCGCTGGGACAGGCATCGTGGGCATCCTTGCCACCCTGCTCG GAGGAGATGTAACCATCACAGATCTCCCTCTGGCTTTGGAGCAGATACAGGAGAACGTCCATAGGAATGTGCCTGCAGAGCATTTGGCTCGGGCCAGAGTTTGTGCTCTGTCTTGGGGTCTGGACCACAAGGAGTTCCTGAGAGACTACGACTTCATCCTGGGTGCAGACATAGTCTATCTGAAAGACACGTACCCCTTGCTCATCAGGACCCTCCGGCACCTCTGTGGCCCTCATTCAACCATTTACCTGTCTTCCAAAATGCGGCAGGAGCACAGCACGGCTGTGTTCTACGAGGCGCTGCTCCCGCTGCACTTCACTTCAGAACTGGCCTATAGGGATGAAAATGAGAACATTAACATCTATAGAGTCACCAGCAAGCAGAATAGCTGA